A single Sphingopyxis chilensis DNA region contains:
- a CDS encoding Hsp70 family protein, with protein MNKAAASALGLDFGTTNSVVALADGRGGTRLVEFGDAGDAVFRSALCFWEEERGWNGIAHEAGPWAIDEYLQSPLDSRFIQSFKSVAASPLFERTMIWGKPLRFEDLGRLFLQRLVAHAGGALDERPRRIIVGRPVEYAGARPDPELARQRYDAMLAAFGTEIYYVHEPLGAAHSYASRLTEPATILVADFGGGTTDFSIVRVAEPGAPRRCVPLASSGIGIAGDRFDYRIVDRLVLPLLGKGSHYRSFDKILEIPGGYFADFGDWSRLAMMRNRRTLDELRRLQRDADRPELVGRMIALIEHEQGFPLYDAVGKLKRALSGSNEAPFHFSGGGIEIGADVRRADFERWIADDLKRIEAAMDQALARAGIAPEAIDRVFLTGGSSLIPAISALFERRFGEERIATGGELTSIAHGLALIGEESDPAEWAA; from the coding sequence ATGAACAAGGCGGCCGCGAGCGCGCTCGGCCTCGATTTCGGCACGACGAATAGCGTCGTGGCACTTGCCGACGGCCGAGGCGGCACCAGGCTCGTCGAGTTTGGCGACGCGGGCGATGCGGTGTTCCGTTCGGCGCTCTGCTTCTGGGAAGAGGAGCGCGGCTGGAACGGCATCGCGCACGAGGCGGGTCCGTGGGCGATCGACGAATATCTGCAATCGCCGCTCGACAGCCGCTTCATCCAGTCTTTCAAGAGCGTCGCTGCGAGCCCGCTGTTCGAGCGCACGATGATCTGGGGCAAGCCGCTCCGTTTCGAGGATCTTGGCCGCCTCTTCCTCCAGCGCCTTGTCGCCCATGCGGGCGGCGCGCTCGACGAACGACCACGCCGCATCATCGTCGGGCGCCCGGTCGAATATGCCGGCGCGCGGCCTGATCCCGAACTCGCGCGCCAGCGCTACGATGCGATGCTCGCGGCGTTCGGCACCGAAATCTATTATGTCCACGAACCGCTCGGCGCCGCGCACAGCTATGCCTCGCGCCTGACCGAGCCCGCGACGATCCTCGTCGCCGACTTTGGCGGCGGCACCACCGACTTTTCGATCGTCCGCGTCGCCGAGCCGGGTGCGCCGCGACGCTGCGTGCCGCTCGCCTCATCGGGGATCGGGATCGCGGGCGATCGCTTCGATTACCGCATCGTCGACCGGCTGGTGCTGCCGCTGCTCGGCAAGGGCAGCCACTATCGCTCGTTCGACAAGATCCTCGAGATTCCGGGCGGCTATTTCGCCGATTTCGGCGACTGGTCGCGGCTCGCGATGATGCGCAACCGCCGCACACTCGACGAGCTCCGCCGCCTGCAACGCGACGCCGACCGCCCTGAACTGGTCGGCCGGATGATCGCGCTGATCGAGCATGAGCAGGGATTTCCGCTCTACGACGCTGTCGGTAAGCTGAAGCGCGCGCTCTCGGGCAGCAACGAGGCGCCATTCCATTTTTCCGGCGGCGGAATCGAGATCGGCGCCGATGTCCGGCGCGCCGATTTCGAGCGCTGGATCGCCGACGACCTCAAGCGCATCGAGGCGGCGATGGATCAGGCACTCGCCCGCGCGGGCATCGCGCCCGAGGCGATCGACCGCGTCTTCCTGACCGGAGGATCGTCGCTGATCCCGGCTATCAGCGCTTTGTTCGAGCGCCGTTTCGGCGAAGAGCGTATCGCGACGGGCGGCGAGTTGACCTCGATCGCCCACGGGCTCGCGCTGATCGGTGAGGAATCCGATCCCGCCGAATGGGCGGCTTGA
- a CDS encoding TetR/AcrR family transcriptional regulator translates to MSIEMIPDSTAAPDAAATIRRKAFVDAARELFFANGYAGTTMSSIASKVGGSKTTLWTYFPSKEELFEAVVDDIVEQYGQALAIELPLDEPVPDVLGRFGNLLMTKLTATPILSLFRLVVGEAERFPHLAETFYERGPRRGKARAADWIGEKMARGELRAGDPMRAVQQFTGLCQSGLYQFAMLNLPESRDLPRLQDDVDAAVDAFYRAWRPDA, encoded by the coding sequence TTGTCAATCGAAATGATACCAGACAGTACGGCGGCGCCCGACGCCGCTGCAACGATCCGGCGCAAGGCGTTCGTCGATGCGGCGCGCGAGCTGTTCTTCGCGAATGGCTATGCGGGAACAACGATGTCGTCGATCGCGAGTAAGGTTGGCGGATCGAAGACAACGCTGTGGACCTATTTCCCGTCGAAGGAGGAGCTGTTCGAAGCCGTGGTCGACGATATCGTGGAGCAATATGGCCAGGCGCTGGCGATTGAGTTGCCGCTCGACGAGCCTGTCCCCGACGTGCTGGGGCGTTTCGGAAACCTGCTCATGACCAAGCTCACCGCAACGCCGATCCTGTCGCTCTTTCGGCTCGTCGTCGGCGAGGCCGAGCGCTTCCCGCATCTCGCCGAAACCTTCTACGAGCGCGGGCCGCGCCGCGGAAAGGCGCGCGCGGCCGACTGGATCGGGGAGAAAATGGCGCGCGGTGAACTAAGGGCTGGCGATCCGATGCGCGCGGTGCAGCAATTCACCGGACTGTGCCAGTCGGGCCTCTATCAGTTCGCGATGCTCAATCTTCCCGAAAGCCGCGATCTTCCTCGCCTGCAGGACGATGTCGATGCCGCGGTCGACGCTTTCTATCGCGCGTGGCGGCCCGACGCCTAG
- a CDS encoding efflux transporter outer membrane subunit produces MPRSLFLTTAVFGLLAGCASVPDLGPKPAPATAASFESAASFADANGEWPVEGWWRSFGDTQLDTLITEGVKGSPDVAIAAARVRAADAMAQQAGAALLPRVGAEASAGGVQQSKNMGIPPEFVPDGIQDTGHIAATFGFDLDLWGKNRAALAAATSEAEAARVDEAQARLMLTTGIAAAYADLDGYYHALDVANEAVRVRTASADLSGARARAGIENQASQRQAESRAASARADVVALEEAIATTRNRIAALLGAGPDRGLSIARPQMARPALGLPGDAGIDLIGRRPDIVAARLRSEAAAKRIDVARADFYPNISLSALVGLQSLGLSNLFKSGSEYGNGGAAISLPVFEGGRLAGRYRGSRAEYDAAVATYDRTLIDALRDVADIVASRAATMRQLTGRREALAAAAEASKLAGLRYRAGLSTQIVQLTAEDSLVALDRAVADLEARQLSLDIALIRALGGGYSAPTPTGDE; encoded by the coding sequence ATGCCCCGATCATTATTTCTCACAACCGCGGTTTTCGGCCTGTTGGCGGGTTGCGCGAGCGTTCCCGACCTTGGTCCGAAGCCTGCCCCTGCGACCGCTGCGTCGTTCGAGTCGGCGGCCAGTTTCGCCGACGCCAATGGCGAATGGCCAGTCGAAGGCTGGTGGCGGAGCTTTGGCGATACGCAGCTCGATACGCTGATCACCGAGGGGGTGAAGGGTTCGCCCGACGTCGCCATCGCCGCCGCGCGTGTGCGCGCGGCCGATGCCATGGCGCAACAAGCAGGAGCGGCGCTGCTGCCGCGCGTTGGTGCCGAGGCGAGCGCGGGCGGCGTTCAGCAGAGCAAGAATATGGGCATCCCGCCCGAATTCGTTCCCGATGGCATTCAGGACACCGGCCATATCGCCGCGACGTTCGGTTTCGATCTCGACCTATGGGGCAAGAACCGCGCGGCGCTCGCCGCAGCGACGTCGGAGGCGGAGGCCGCCCGCGTCGACGAGGCGCAGGCACGCTTGATGCTTACCACCGGCATCGCCGCCGCCTATGCCGATCTCGACGGCTATTATCATGCGCTCGACGTCGCGAACGAGGCGGTTCGCGTCCGCACGGCGAGCGCCGACCTGTCAGGCGCGCGCGCGCGCGCCGGCATCGAAAATCAGGCGAGCCAGCGGCAGGCCGAAAGTCGCGCCGCGTCTGCACGGGCGGACGTCGTCGCGCTCGAGGAAGCGATCGCGACGACGCGCAATCGGATCGCCGCGCTGCTCGGCGCGGGCCCCGATCGCGGCCTTTCGATCGCGCGCCCCCAGATGGCGCGCCCGGCGCTCGGCCTGCCAGGCGACGCCGGGATCGACCTGATCGGGCGGCGTCCCGATATCGTCGCGGCGCGGCTGCGGTCCGAAGCCGCCGCCAAGCGCATCGACGTCGCGCGCGCCGATTTCTATCCCAATATCAGCCTGTCGGCGCTCGTCGGGCTCCAGTCGCTCGGCCTCTCGAACCTGTTCAAGTCGGGGTCCGAATATGGCAATGGCGGCGCCGCGATCAGCCTGCCGGTCTTCGAGGGCGGGCGGCTCGCTGGCCGCTATCGCGGGTCGCGTGCCGAATATGACGCGGCGGTCGCGACCTATGACCGCACGCTGATCGACGCTCTGCGCGATGTCGCCGATATCGTCGCCAGCCGCGCCGCGACCATGCGTCAACTCACCGGGCGACGCGAGGCGCTGGCCGCTGCCGCTGAAGCGTCGAAGCTCGCCGGGCTGCGCTATCGCGCCGGCCTCTCGACCCAGATCGTCCAGCTCACCGCCGAGGACAGCCTGGTCGCGCTCGATCGCGCGGTCGCCGACCTTGAGGCACGGCAGCTTTCTCTCGATATCGCCCTGATCCGTGCACTTGGCGGCGGATATAGCGCGCCAACCCCAACAGGAGACGAATGA
- a CDS encoding HlyD family secretion protein: protein MADETAATETGAPETIPDAETNGARRKKLLRILATVVVAVAILWGAWYFLTQAGRVHTDNAYVGADSAQVTALVSGPVKEVRVSGTQAVKKGDILVILDDADQRIAVADAEAALRLARQRYGQADANADAARARVAARGADIAQAKARLRDANATVERARAELARRESIAGTGAVSGEELTAARAALASATAARDLAAAGIASAEATRGSASGDLGAAEAVVRGTTIDTAPDVAAAEARLEKARLDLARTVLRAPVDGIVTNRQVQVGQRIAAGAPIMVIVPIATAYVDANFKESQFGDIRLGQPVELVSDYYGGDVVYRGKVVGIAGGTGAAFSLIPAQNATGNWVKVVQRLPVRIALDPKQLKEHPLRVGLSMEATVDTRGN from the coding sequence ATGGCCGACGAAACGGCTGCGACCGAAACCGGCGCTCCCGAAACCATTCCAGACGCCGAAACCAACGGCGCCCGGCGCAAGAAGCTTCTCCGCATCCTCGCGACCGTCGTCGTGGCGGTCGCGATCCTTTGGGGGGCTTGGTATTTCCTGACCCAGGCGGGGCGCGTCCATACCGATAACGCCTATGTCGGCGCTGATTCGGCACAGGTGACCGCGCTCGTGTCAGGGCCGGTCAAAGAAGTGCGGGTCAGTGGCACTCAGGCGGTGAAGAAGGGGGACATCCTCGTCATCCTCGACGATGCCGACCAGCGCATCGCGGTCGCCGATGCCGAAGCGGCGCTGCGCCTCGCGCGGCAACGTTACGGACAGGCCGATGCGAACGCCGATGCGGCGCGGGCGCGTGTAGCCGCGCGCGGCGCCGATATCGCGCAGGCTAAGGCGCGACTGCGCGACGCCAATGCGACGGTCGAGCGCGCGCGCGCCGAACTGGCGCGGCGCGAAAGCATCGCGGGCACCGGCGCGGTCTCGGGCGAAGAGCTGACTGCCGCGCGCGCGGCTTTGGCTTCGGCGACAGCAGCGCGCGACCTTGCGGCGGCCGGCATTGCCTCGGCCGAAGCGACGCGTGGCTCGGCGAGCGGCGATCTCGGCGCCGCCGAGGCCGTGGTGCGCGGGACGACGATCGACACCGCCCCCGATGTCGCCGCCGCGGAGGCGCGGCTCGAAAAGGCGCGGCTCGACCTTGCGCGCACGGTGCTGCGCGCGCCGGTCGACGGCATCGTCACCAACCGGCAGGTGCAGGTCGGCCAGCGGATCGCCGCGGGTGCGCCGATCATGGTGATAGTCCCCATCGCGACCGCCTATGTCGACGCCAATTTCAAGGAAAGCCAGTTCGGGGACATTCGCCTCGGGCAGCCGGTCGAGCTGGTGTCGGACTATTATGGCGGCGACGTCGTCTATCGCGGCAAGGTCGTCGGCATCGCCGGCGGCACCGGCGCAGCCTTCTCGCTGATCCCCGCGCAAAATGCGACGGGCAATTGGGTCAAGGTGGTGCAGCGCCTGCCGGTGCGCATCGCGCTCGACCCGAAGCAGCTCAAGGAACATCCGCTGCGCGTCGGCTTGTCGATGGAAGCCACGGTCGACACGCGCGGAAACTGA
- a CDS encoding DHA2 family efflux MFS transporter permease subunit has protein sequence MASAAAPPLSASVPAEPQPLTGVRLIVAAFALALANFVVVLDTTIANVSVPHIAGGLAVSPTQGTWVITSYAVADAISVPLTGWLAMRFGTVRWFMISIIGFGIFSFLCGVSRTLDALILFRVLQGLAGGPLMPLSQILLLKIFPKEKAGIGLAIWAMTTTTAPILGPILGGTISDNWTWPWIFFINLPVVAICAFGVFTLLTPFETKREKARIDTVGLILLVVSVGAFQIMLDTGREHDWFGSAWIVMLAVVSAISFAAFVIWELTDANPIVNLRIFRFRGFTFGTIALSLGFGAFFAQVVLTPLWLQQVAGYTATETGYVVAWLGCFAVLLSPVAAGTLGKIDVRLTVSAGILWMAAMSILRASWNADVDYWTLALPHVLQGMGMPFFFVGLTALVLSSVPAKDQTSAAGLMSFLRTLSGAIGTAVATTAWDDASRTSRSELVSSLNDSGGFMATLERAGLTLEQARALLDRLVEVQASTLAVLHIFLAAAVVFVIAAAAVWIAPRPKQVSMGASH, from the coding sequence ATGGCCAGCGCCGCAGCCCCGCCCTTATCCGCCAGCGTCCCGGCAGAACCGCAACCGCTGACCGGCGTGCGTCTGATTGTCGCGGCCTTCGCGCTCGCGCTCGCCAATTTCGTCGTCGTGCTCGACACCACTATCGCCAATGTCTCCGTTCCGCATATCGCCGGGGGGCTCGCGGTGTCGCCGACGCAGGGCACATGGGTGATCACCAGCTATGCGGTTGCCGACGCGATCAGCGTGCCGCTCACCGGCTGGCTCGCGATGCGCTTCGGCACGGTGCGCTGGTTCATGATCTCGATCATCGGCTTCGGTATCTTCTCCTTCCTCTGCGGCGTGTCGCGCACGCTCGACGCGCTCATCCTTTTCCGCGTGCTTCAGGGGCTAGCGGGCGGGCCGCTGATGCCGCTGTCGCAGATCTTGCTGCTCAAGATTTTTCCGAAGGAAAAGGCAGGCATCGGGCTCGCCATCTGGGCGATGACGACAACCACCGCGCCGATCCTCGGGCCGATCCTTGGCGGCACGATCAGCGACAATTGGACCTGGCCGTGGATCTTCTTCATCAACCTTCCCGTCGTCGCGATCTGTGCCTTCGGCGTGTTCACCCTGCTGACGCCGTTCGAGACGAAGCGGGAAAAGGCGCGCATCGATACCGTCGGCCTGATCCTGCTCGTCGTGTCGGTGGGCGCCTTCCAGATCATGCTCGACACCGGGCGCGAACATGACTGGTTCGGATCGGCGTGGATCGTGATGCTTGCGGTCGTCTCGGCGATCAGCTTCGCCGCTTTCGTCATCTGGGAACTCACCGACGCCAACCCGATCGTCAACCTGCGCATCTTCCGGTTCCGCGGCTTCACCTTCGGGACCATCGCGCTCTCGCTTGGTTTCGGCGCTTTCTTCGCGCAAGTCGTGCTGACGCCGCTCTGGTTGCAGCAGGTCGCGGGATATACCGCTACCGAGACGGGCTATGTCGTCGCATGGCTTGGCTGTTTCGCGGTGTTGCTGTCGCCGGTCGCGGCGGGAACGCTCGGCAAGATCGACGTCCGGCTGACGGTCAGCGCCGGCATTCTGTGGATGGCGGCGATGTCGATCCTGCGCGCCAGCTGGAACGCCGACGTCGACTATTGGACGCTTGCCTTGCCGCACGTCCTTCAGGGCATGGGCATGCCCTTCTTCTTCGTCGGGCTGACCGCGCTAGTTCTGAGCTCGGTCCCGGCCAAGGACCAGACCTCGGCCGCGGGACTCATGAGCTTTTTACGCACGCTGAGCGGCGCGATCGGCACCGCGGTCGCGACGACCGCATGGGACGACGCCAGCCGCACCTCGCGATCCGAACTCGTGTCGTCGCTCAACGATTCGGGTGGCTTCATGGCGACGCTCGAACGCGCGGGGCTGACGCTCGAACAGGCACGCGCGCTTCTCGACCGGCTGGTCGAGGTGCAGGCCTCGACGCTCGCGGTGCTCCACATCTTCCTTGCGGCAGCAGTCGTCTTCGTCATCGCGGCCGCCGCCGTCTGGATCGCGCCCCGGCCCAAACAGGTGTCGATGGGCGCGTCGCACTAG
- a CDS encoding VOC family protein — translation MADLAPFHIAFPVDDLDAARHFYGTVLGCPEGRSDADWIDFNLYGHQIVAHRVDTPPASAAHNPVDGHAVPVPHFGVVLPPAEWQTLAERLKAHNVEFVIEPHTRFAGQPGEQSTMFFHDPAGNALEFKAFADLGQLFAR, via the coding sequence ATGGCCGACCTCGCCCCCTTTCATATCGCCTTTCCTGTCGACGACCTCGATGCCGCGCGCCATTTCTATGGCACGGTCCTCGGCTGCCCCGAAGGACGCAGCGATGCCGACTGGATCGACTTCAACCTTTACGGCCACCAGATCGTCGCGCACCGCGTCGATACGCCGCCCGCCAGCGCCGCGCACAATCCGGTCGACGGTCATGCCGTACCGGTGCCGCATTTCGGCGTCGTGCTGCCGCCCGCCGAATGGCAGACGCTCGCCGAGCGGCTGAAGGCGCACAATGTCGAATTCGTGATCGAACCGCACACACGTTTTGCCGGCCAGCCGGGCGAGCAGTCGACGATGTTCTTTCACGACCCGGCGGGCAATGCGCTTGAGTTCAAGGCCTTTGCCGATCTGGGGCAGCTCTTCGCCAGATAG
- a CDS encoding ABC-F family ATP-binding cassette domain-containing protein, whose product MLTINGITVRLGGRAILERATASLPAKSRVGLIGRNGAGKSTLMKVMIGQLEPDEGSIDMPRKTRVGYIAQEAPNGTATPFDTVLAADTERAQLLMASETEQDPDKLGDIHERLIAIDAYTAPARAARILIGLGFDEEMQGQPLDSFSGGWKMRVALAALLFSEPDLLLLDEPSNHLDLEATLWLENFLRAYPGQLVVISHERDLLNNVVDNILHLEGGKVMLYAGGYDAFERQRAERAAQLAAAKASQDAQRAKLQDYVARNSARASTAKQAQSRAKMLARMQPIAALAEDQTLAFDFPSPDELKPPLITLDLASVGYADRPVLQRLNLRIDPDDRIALLGRNGNGKTTLARLLAAQLSPMAGAMAASGKMRVGYFTQYQVEELDGSDTPLAHMTRVMEGKTQGAVRAQLGRFGFSGNKATTQVAKLSGGERARLALALITRDAPHLLILDEPTNHLDVDAREALVQALNGFEGAVVLVSHDRHMLELTADRLVLVDDGTAREYDGSMDDYVDMILGKGPQKDRVSKADKKEDRKAAAAAREAAAKIKRDVSDAEADLAKYEVVLSAIDRAMFDPQGAASEYKGLTMSELSQRRGKIVAAQEAAEARWVAASEALEAFESAPA is encoded by the coding sequence ATGCTGACGATCAACGGAATCACTGTACGCCTTGGTGGGCGCGCCATCCTCGAACGCGCCACCGCGAGCCTGCCGGCGAAAAGCCGCGTCGGGCTGATCGGACGCAATGGGGCAGGCAAATCGACGCTGATGAAAGTGATGATCGGCCAGCTCGAGCCCGACGAGGGCAGCATCGACATGCCGCGCAAGACGCGCGTCGGCTATATCGCGCAGGAAGCGCCGAACGGCACCGCGACGCCGTTCGATACCGTGCTCGCCGCCGATACAGAGCGCGCGCAGCTGCTCATGGCATCCGAGACCGAACAGGATCCCGACAAGCTCGGCGATATCCACGAACGGCTGATCGCGATCGACGCCTATACCGCGCCCGCGCGCGCCGCGCGCATCCTGATCGGCCTCGGCTTCGACGAGGAGATGCAGGGCCAGCCGCTCGACAGTTTCTCGGGCGGGTGGAAGATGCGCGTCGCGCTCGCGGCGCTGCTCTTCTCCGAACCCGATTTGCTGCTGCTCGACGAACCCTCAAACCACCTCGACCTCGAAGCGACCTTGTGGCTCGAAAACTTCCTGCGCGCCTATCCGGGGCAGCTTGTCGTGATCAGCCACGAGCGCGACCTGCTCAACAATGTCGTCGACAATATCCTCCACCTCGAGGGTGGCAAGGTCATGCTCTATGCTGGCGGCTATGACGCGTTCGAACGTCAGCGCGCCGAACGCGCCGCACAGCTCGCCGCGGCCAAGGCGTCGCAAGATGCGCAGCGCGCGAAGCTCCAGGATTATGTCGCGCGCAACAGCGCCCGCGCCTCGACCGCAAAGCAGGCACAGTCGCGTGCCAAGATGCTCGCGCGGATGCAGCCGATCGCCGCGCTCGCCGAGGATCAGACGCTCGCGTTCGATTTCCCGAGCCCCGACGAATTGAAGCCGCCGCTGATCACGCTCGACCTTGCCAGCGTGGGTTATGCCGACCGACCGGTGCTCCAGCGGCTCAATCTGCGGATCGATCCCGACGACCGGATCGCGCTGCTTGGGCGCAACGGCAATGGCAAGACGACGCTGGCGCGCCTGCTCGCGGCGCAGCTCAGCCCGATGGCGGGCGCGATGGCGGCGTCGGGCAAGATGCGCGTCGGCTATTTCACCCAATATCAGGTCGAGGAACTCGACGGCAGCGACACCCCGCTCGCGCATATGACGCGCGTGATGGAGGGCAAGACGCAGGGCGCCGTGCGCGCGCAGCTCGGCCGCTTCGGTTTTTCGGGCAACAAGGCAACCACGCAGGTCGCAAAACTGTCGGGCGGCGAACGCGCGCGGCTCGCGCTCGCGCTCATCACGCGCGATGCGCCGCACTTGCTCATCCTCGACGAACCGACCAACCATTTGGACGTCGATGCGCGCGAAGCGCTGGTGCAGGCGCTCAACGGCTTCGAGGGTGCGGTGGTGCTCGTCAGCCACGACCGCCACATGCTCGAACTCACCGCGGACCGGCTCGTGCTCGTCGATGATGGCACTGCGCGCGAATATGACGGCAGCATGGACGATTATGTCGACATGATCTTGGGGAAGGGACCGCAAAAGGACCGCGTGTCAAAGGCCGACAAGAAGGAAGACCGCAAGGCGGCCGCAGCGGCGCGCGAGGCGGCAGCGAAGATCAAGCGGGACGTCTCGGATGCCGAGGCCGACCTCGCCAAATATGAAGTCGTGCTCTCGGCGATCGACCGCGCGATGTTCGATCCGCAGGGCGCCGCGAGCGAATATAAGGGCCTGACGATGAGCGAGCTGTCGCAGCGGCGCGGCAAGATCGTCGCCGCACAGGAAGCCGCCGAAGCGCGCTGGGTCGCGGCGAGCGAAGCGCTGGAGGCGTTCGAGAGCGCGCCTGCCTAG
- the hppD gene encoding 4-hydroxyphenylpyruvate dioxygenase: protein MADLFDNPLGLDGFEFVEFSAPEKGILEPVFQAMGFTQIAHHRSKDVQLWRQGGINLIANYEPKSPAAYFAAEHGPSACGMGWRVRDAAKAYAEAIERGAEPVEVNPGPMELRLPAIRGIGGSIIYLIDRYGDDLSIYDIDFVYEDGVDRHPVGAGMQLIDHLTHNVYGGRMAHWAAFYERIAGFREIRYFDIKGEYTGLTSKAMTAPDGKIRIPLNEEGAGGKGQIEEYLRAYNGEGIQHIAFSCDDLYAAWDKLKALGNPFAPAPPATYYEMLEERLPGHGEPVEGLRSRGILLDGSTTEGDPRLLLQIFGQTVIGPVFFEFIQRKKDEGFGEGNFTALFKSMEMDQIRRGALTVEEPAE from the coding sequence ATGGCCGACCTTTTCGATAATCCGCTGGGCCTCGACGGCTTTGAGTTCGTCGAATTTTCGGCGCCCGAAAAGGGCATTCTCGAACCCGTGTTCCAAGCGATGGGCTTCACCCAGATCGCGCATCACCGCTCGAAGGACGTCCAGTTGTGGCGTCAGGGCGGCATCAACCTGATTGCCAATTACGAACCCAAGTCGCCCGCCGCCTATTTCGCCGCCGAGCATGGACCGTCGGCGTGCGGCATGGGCTGGCGCGTTCGCGACGCCGCCAAAGCCTATGCCGAAGCGATCGAACGCGGCGCCGAGCCGGTCGAAGTCAACCCCGGCCCGATGGAACTGCGCCTGCCCGCGATCCGCGGCATCGGCGGCTCGATCATCTATCTGATCGACCGCTACGGCGACGATCTCAGCATCTACGACATCGACTTCGTTTACGAAGACGGCGTCGATCGCCACCCCGTCGGCGCCGGCATGCAGCTGATCGATCACCTCACGCACAATGTCTACGGCGGCCGCATGGCGCATTGGGCGGCCTTCTACGAACGCATCGCGGGTTTCCGCGAGATCCGCTATTTCGACATCAAGGGCGAATATACCGGCCTGACGTCAAAGGCGATGACGGCCCCCGACGGCAAGATCCGCATCCCGCTCAACGAGGAAGGCGCGGGCGGCAAGGGCCAGATCGAGGAATATCTGCGCGCCTATAATGGCGAGGGCATCCAGCATATCGCGTTCAGCTGCGACGATCTTTACGCCGCGTGGGACAAGCTCAAGGCGCTCGGCAATCCCTTCGCGCCCGCACCCCCGGCGACCTATTACGAGATGCTCGAAGAGCGGCTTCCGGGCCATGGCGAGCCGGTCGAGGGCCTCCGGTCGCGCGGCATATTGCTCGACGGCTCGACGACCGAGGGCGACCCGCGCCTGCTGCTCCAGATTTTCGGCCAGACCGTCATCGGTCCGGTCTTCTTCGAATTCATCCAGCGCAAGAAGGATGAAGGTTTCGGCGAGGGCAATTTCACCGCGCTGTTCAAATCGATGGAAATGGACCAGATTCGCCGAGGCGCCCTGACCGTCGAGGAGCCCGCCGAATGA
- a CDS encoding VOC family protein, with amino-acid sequence MTSPIKSPIKLGGVHHAAYRCKDAKETVDWYERMLGMTYTTAFAEDHVPSTGEYDPYMHVFLEAGNGNILAFFELPNQPVMGRDENTPAWVQHLAFKVGSYDELVAAKAHLESEGVEVLGPTHHGIFKSIYFFDPNGHRVELACDIGTAEQYAELKRVAPLMLEEWSQTKKAPRHADWLHTAANE; translated from the coding sequence ATGACCAGCCCGATCAAAAGCCCGATCAAATTGGGCGGCGTCCACCACGCCGCCTATCGCTGCAAGGATGCGAAGGAGACGGTCGACTGGTACGAGCGTATGCTCGGCATGACCTACACCACCGCCTTTGCCGAGGATCATGTGCCGTCGACCGGCGAATATGACCCTTACATGCACGTCTTCCTCGAGGCGGGGAACGGCAACATCCTCGCTTTCTTCGAACTGCCGAACCAGCCCGTCATGGGGCGCGACGAGAACACGCCCGCGTGGGTCCAGCATCTCGCGTTCAAGGTCGGCAGCTATGACGAACTCGTGGCGGCGAAGGCGCATCTGGAAAGCGAAGGCGTCGAAGTGCTCGGGCCGACGCACCACGGCATCTTCAAGTCGATCTATTTCTTCGACCCCAACGGCCACCGCGTCGAGCTGGCGTGCGACATCGGCACCGCCGAGCAATATGCCGAACTGAAGCGCGTCGCGCCGCTGATGCTGGAAGAGTGGAGCCAGACCAAAAAGGCGCCGCGCCACGCCGACTGGCTGCATACGGCGGCGAACGAGTAG
- a CDS encoding YqaA family protein gives MIQNLYNWTMEKSAHPHAEYWLALVSFVEASFFPIPPHPMLGLMCLADPKKAVRYAAICTLASVAGGMLGYLIGFFLYESVGLALLGALGLTDAFPPAACYLREYGAEIILIKGATPIPFKLLTITAGFIHMSFWTFLWASLASRAFSFMLVGILFRLFGAPIKAFIDKYLIWVTGAFLVAVVAGFLAIGALSGGGETKEADKCSGATLESIGLDRT, from the coding sequence ATGATCCAGAATCTCTACAACTGGACCATGGAGAAATCCGCGCACCCCCACGCCGAATATTGGCTGGCGCTGGTCTCCTTCGTCGAAGCGAGCTTCTTTCCGATTCCCCCGCACCCGATGCTCGGCCTGATGTGCCTTGCCGATCCGAAGAAGGCAGTGCGCTATGCCGCGATTTGCACGCTCGCGTCGGTCGCGGGCGGCATGCTCGGCTATCTGATCGGATTCTTCCTCTATGAAAGCGTGGGCCTCGCGTTGCTCGGCGCGCTCGGGCTGACCGATGCCTTCCCGCCCGCCGCCTGCTATCTGCGTGAATATGGGGCGGAGATCATCCTGATCAAAGGCGCGACGCCGATCCCGTTCAAGCTGCTCACGATCACCGCCGGCTTCATCCACATGAGTTTCTGGACCTTCCTGTGGGCGAGCCTAGCCAGCCGAGCCTTTTCCTTCATGCTCGTCGGCATATTGTTCCGCTTGTTCGGGGCGCCGATCAAGGCGTTCATCGACAAATATCTGATCTGGGTCACCGGCGCGTTTTTAGTCGCGGTGGTCGCGGGCTTCCTCGCGATCGGCGCGCTGTCGGGCGGCGGAGAGACCAAGGAAGCCGACAAGTGCAGCGGCGCGACGCTTGAGAGCATCGGGCTGGATCGGACGTAA